The genomic segment GGGTGAGCATCAGTTCGACCGGCGATCTCATGCGCCCGAGCCAAGGAATCCGAAGGGAACCAATCCGTTGGTGCGCCCTGACACCGTCAATGCGAACAACGCCAGACCCAACCTCATCTGCGAGTTGCTCGGCAATGCTCGCTGCATGATGGAGTGAGGCGGGCCCCTGTTGGTCGAGGACGACGGCAACCGCCGGGAAGGAGCCGGATGGGCTCCGCTCCTCGGTGGCGATAGCGGCACACCCGCCAGACCAAATGGTGTAGCCCGATTTGATGCCAATCACGTTAGCCGTTCCAATTCGGGCGACAATATTGGGCAGGGTGCCAATCAGTGGCAGCGTGACCGTATGCTCATCGACGATCTGATCAAAGACGGCGTTGCGCATGTCCATCGCTGCGATGGAAGCGACGGCTTGCGCGGTGGCTTTGGTTGCCGGGTTGAAGCCACTAGCGTCAGCAAAATGGGTGTTGGTGAGGCCCAAGCGAGTCGCGGTTTGGTTCATCTGCGCTACAAAGGAGTCCTGAGAGCCAGCGACCCAGGAGGCGAGCAGTTGGGCGACGTTGTTAGCTGAACGTGTCAGGAGCGCCTGAAGCAGCTGATATTCGGTCAGCTGCTCCCCGGCGGTGACCTCAACCGAAGATTGATCCTGGGCGACGTCGTCGTAGTACTGTTGCTCATCGGTGGAGGTCATGGTCAGAGTCGGTCCTTGCGATCCGACGGCCAGTGGATGACGCTCCAGGACGAGATAGGCGGTCATCAGCTTCGCCAGGCTTGCAATGGGCACCGGACGTTGGTCGGGGGTTGATGCGAGGGCATTCACGGCTAGCGAAGGGATGGCCACGGCGGCCTGTCCTTGGGTGGGCCAGTGGAGCTTGGGCGGAGCACCCGTTGCAACCAGCGTGGTTGGTGGGTTGAGTGAGATCTTTATCGGCGGGAGTGTTGCCTGTGAGCGAAACTCGAAGACGATGCCGAT from the Ferrimicrobium sp. genome contains:
- a CDS encoding D-alanyl-D-alanine carboxypeptidase family protein, whose translation is MHSSFLQRHRTVLLTTLALGALALTIGIVFEFRSQATLPPIKISLNPPTTLVATGAPPKLHWPTQGQAAVAIPSLAVNALASTPDQRPVPIASLAKLMTAYLVLERHPLAVGSQGPTLTMTSTDEQQYYDDVAQDQSSVEVTAGEQLTEYQLLQALLTRSANNVAQLLASWVAGSQDSFVAQMNQTATRLGLTNTHFADASGFNPATKATAQAVASIAAMDMRNAVFDQIVDEHTVTLPLIGTLPNIVARIGTANVIGIKSGYTIWSGGCAAIATEERSPSGSFPAVAVVLDQQGPASLHHAASIAEQLADEVGSGVVRIDGVRAHQRIGSLRIPWLGRMRSPVELMLTRPLKVALWPGQAITYQVRLTSAPHLIGRPAGAVAGYLVLSWPMHTERIAIVTTGAIPPPSRWWRVLHA